The Pseudomonas fluorescens genome segment GACATCTTGCGGCCGGACTCGTCCACGGTGAAGCCGTGGGTCAGCAGCTCGCGGTACGGCGCGTGGTTGTCGATGGCGCAACCGGTCAGCAGGGACGAGTGGAACCAGCCACGATGCTGGTCCGAACCTTCCAGGTACAGGTCGGCACGCGGACCGGTCTCGTGGCCCATCGGGTGCGAACCGCGCAGGACGTGCCAGTGCGTGGTGCCCGAGTCGAACCAGACGTCGAGGGTGTCGCTGATCTTGTCGTACTGCGGCGCTTCATCGCCCAGCAGTTCGGCAGCGTCGAGTTTGAACCAGGCCTCGATACCTTCGACTTCGACGCGCTTGGCGACTTCTTCCATCAGCTCGACGGTGCGAGGGTGCAGCTCGCCGCTTTCCTTGTTCAGGAAGAACGGGATCGGCACACCCCAGTTGCGCTGACGGGAGATGCACCAGTCCGGACGGTTGGCGATCATCGAGTGCAGGCGCGCCTGGCCCCAGGCCGGAACGAACTTGGTGTCTTCGATGGCTTTGAGCGAGCGCTGACGCAGGGTGTCACCGGACACTGGCTCCTTGTCCATGCCGATGAACCATTGCGCGGTAGCGCGGTAGATCAGCGGGGTCTTGTGACGCCAGCAATGCATGTAGCTGTGTTCGATGACGGTGGTGTGCAGCAGCGCACCGACTTCGGTCAGTTTTTCGACAATGGCCGGGTTGGCCTTCCAGATGAACTGGCCGCCGAAGAACTCCAGCGACGGCACATAGACGCCGTTGCTTTGTACCGGGTTGAGGATGTCGTCGTTGACCATGCCGTATTTCTTGCAGGTCACGAAGTCGTCCACACCGTAGGCCGGGGCGGAGTGAACCACACCGGTGCCGGCGCCCAGTTCCACGTAGTCGGCCAGGTACACCGGCGACAGACGGTCGTAGAACGGGTGACGGAAATTGATCAGTTCCAGCGCCGAACCCGGCGCGGTGGCCAGCACGGTGCCTTCGACGCCGTAACGGGTCAGGCACGATTCGACCAACTCTTCAGCCAGCACCAACAGCTTGTCGCCGATGTCGACCAGGGCGTAGGTGAATTCCGGGTGAACGTTAAGCGCCTGGTTGGCCGGGATGGTCCACGGGGTGGTGGTCCAGATCACGATCGAGGCAGGTTTGCCCAGCGACGGCAGACCGAACGCGGCAGCCAGTTTGGCTTCGTCGGCGATCGGGAACGCGACGTCGATGGTCGAGGACTTCTTGTTCTCGTACTCGACTTCCGCTTCGGCCAGGGCCGAACCGCAATCGAAACACCAGTTCACCGGTTTCAGGCCCTTGAACACGAAACCGCCCTTGACGATTTCGGCGAGGGCGCGGATTTCACCGGCCTCGTTCTTGAAGTCCATGGTCTTGTACGGATTGGCGAAGTCGCCCAGCACGCCGAGACGGATGAATTCGGTCTTCTGACCTTCGATCTGCTCGGTGGCGTAGGCACGGCACAGCTCGCGGGTCTTGTCCGCGCCCAGGTTCTTGCCGTGGGTCACTTCAACCTTGTGCTCGATCGGCAGGCCGTGGCAATCCCAGCCCGGGACATACGGCGCGTCGAAGCCCGACAGGGTCTTCGAGCGGATGATCATGTCCTTGAGAATCTTGTTCAGTGCGTGACCGATGTGGATCGTACCGTTGGCGTACGGAGGGCCGTCGTGCAGGACGAACTTCGGACGATCCTTGCCAATCTCGCGCAACTTTCCGTACAGGCCAATACTGTCCCAGCGCTGCAGGATCTGCGGTTCGCGCTGTGGCAGGCCGGCCTTCATTGGGAAGGCGGTGTCCGGAAGGTTTAGCGTGGCTTTATAGTCGGTCATTTAAGGCTCTTCATTAGCGATGGGCGCTAGGTGCGGCTAGTGCACGGGCGGCGGCGACATCCGCGCTGATCGCCGTTTTCAATGCCTCCAGGGAGGCGAAACGCTGCTCTTCACGCAGCTTCTGGTGGAAAACCACCGTCAAACGCCGGTCATACAGATCGCCGGCAAAATCCAAAAGATGTACTTCAAGGTGGGCCTTGCCATCACCTTGCACCGTGGGCCGCACGCCGATATTGGCGACGCCGGGCCAGGTCTTGCCGTCGATGTCGACGTCGACCAGGTAAACACCGGTGAACGGCACGCGACGGCGCTTGAGCTGAATGTTCGCCGTGGGCGTACCCAACTGGCGGGCCAGTTTCTGGCCATGCAGCACACGACCGGCAATCCGGTACGGGCGGCCAAGCAGACGCTCGGCCAGGGCAAAATCGGCGGCGGCCAACGCGTTGCGCACCTGAGTGCTGCTGACGCGAATGCCGTCCAGCTCGACGGTTTGCGCAGCTTCGACGGTAAAACCGTGAACCTGTCCGGCCTGCAACAGAAAATCGAAATCGCCGAGGCGGTCGCAACCGAAGCGGAAATCGTCACCGACCTCCAGATGCTGCACGCCGAGGCCATCGACCAGGATGGTATCAACGAACTCGCTGGCGCTGAGCTTGCTCAGGCGTTGGTTGAACGCCAGGCACAGAACCCGGTCGACGCCTTCGGCAGCCAACAGTTGCAGCTTGTCGCGCAACCGGGCCAGACGCGCCGGAGCGGTCTCCGGGGCAAAGAATTCCCGTGGCTGCGGCTCGAAAATCACCACGCAGCTGGGTACGCCCAACTCGAGCGCACGCTCACGCAGTCGGGCCAGGATGGCCTGGTGACCGCGGTGAACACCGTCAAAGTTGCCAATAGTGGCGACGCAGCCCCGATGCTGGGGGCGCAGATTGTGGAGGCCTCGAACCAGCTGCATAACGCGCTTCTTGCTCATAAAGTGGCCGATTATAACCACACCCGACGGCCGACGACAGGCAACACCGTAACCCAAAGTGAACGAGCCGACAAAACTGCCGGCTGGCGCCCGCTTTTCAAGGGTGAAACCTCAGCTCAAGGCCTTGCGATTGAAGTCGCGCAGGCGGAAACCAAGCAGCAGCAACATGCCGAAATACGCAACCACGCCGGCAACCACCAAGGCGCCCAGGCGCACGAAGCGTTCCAGCATGTGGCCCTGATCCCACGCGGGCATGAAATGCATGCCGATCAACAGCACCGCCGACATCACCGCCACCGCAACCAACAGCTTGAAACCGAACTTCAACCAACCCGGCTGTGGTTGATACATCTGTTGTTTGCGCAGTTGATAGAACAGCAGCCCGGCGTTCAGGCAGGCACCGGCGCTGATCGCCAGTGCCAGGCCGGCGTGCGCCAGCGGACCGATCAGCACCAGGTTGAACAACTGCGTGACCACCAGGGTGAAGATTGCGATTTTTACCGGCGTACGGATGTTTTGTTGCGCATAAAAGCCGGGCGCCAGCACTTTGATCACGATGATCCCGAGCAGACCGACAGAATAGGCAATCAATGCCCGCTGCGTCATCTCCGCGTCAAATCCGCTGAACTGGCCGTACTGGAACAGTGAAACCGTCAACGGCTCGGCCAGAATCCCCAACGCCAGCGCGCATGGCAGTACCAGCACGAAGCACAGGCGCAGGCCCCAGTCGAGAATCCGCGAGTATTCGTGGCGATCCTTGCTGGCGTAGGTCTTGGCCAGTGTCGGCAGCAGGATCGTGCCCAGCGCCACACCGAGTACACCGGACGGCAGCTCCATCAAACGGTCGGCGTAATACATCCACGACACCGAGCCCGCCACCAGGAACGAGGCGAAAATAGTGTTGATGATCAGGGAAATCTGGCTGACCGAGACGCCGATGATCGCCGGCAACATCTGCTTCATCACCCGCCAGACACCGGTATCGCGAAGATTCAGGCGCGGAAGCACGAGCATGCCGATTTTTTTCAAGTGCGGGAGTTGATAAAGCAATTGCGCGAGACCACCGACCAGCACCGCCCACCCGAGGGCCATGACCGGTGGATCGAAGTACGGCGTCAGGAACAGCGCAAACACGATCATGCTGACGTTCAGCAGGGTCGGCACGAACGCCGGCACCGAGAAGCGGTTCCAGGTATTGAGGATCGCCCCCGCCAGCGAAGACAGGGAGATCAGCAATATATAAGGGAAGGTCACTCGCAGCAGGTCGGAGGTCAGCTGGAATTTTTCCGGCGTATCGGTAAAACCGGGGGCCGTGGCCCAGATCACCCAGGGCGCGGCGATCATGCCCAACGCGGTGACCAGCGCCAGTACCAAGGTCAGCAGGCCGGAAACGTAGGCAATAAAGGTGCGGGTCGCCTCTTCGCCCTTCTGGCTTTTATATTCGGCCAGGATCGGCACAAAAGCCTGGGAAAATGCCCCCTCGGCGAAGATCCTGCGCAGCAGATTGGGCAGTTTGAAGGCGATAAAGAAGGCGTCGGTCGCCATTCCGGCGCCGAAGGTGCGGGCAATGAGCGTGTCGCGTACAAACCCGAGAATCCGGGAAAGCATCGTGATAGAGCTGACGGCGGCCAACGATTTGAGCAGATTCATTGAAGGAATTTGTGCCTGTCGATAAACAGCAGGCGAACAATGCGCCTACTTGTGCGATACTCCGCGCCGCAACAGCACAGAGCCAAAGCTCGCGAGTTTACAGGTCAAGCGCCGGAAATAAATATCCCGCCTCTTTATACCTACCACTTAGCGGAACGTCTCAAGCGCCCTTGACAAGACATCTCTTCATCGGCATGATTCGCGGCCTATTTTGTTTGCTATTTCCTAAAAAGTCTTTCGAGGAGCTCGACGGTGGCCAACTCACCTTCCGCCAAAAAACGTGCAAAACAGGCTGAGAAGCGTCGCAGCCACAACGCCAGCCTGCGTTCCATGGTTCGTACCTACATCAAGAATGTAGTTAAAGCCATCGACGCAAAAGACGCTGAAAAAGCTCAAGCTGCATACGTTCTGGCTGTGCCAGTTATCGACCGTATGGCCGATAAAGGCATCATCCACAAGAACAAGGCTGCTCGTCATAAGAGCCGCCTGAATGGCCACGTCAAGGCACTGAAAGAAGCTGCCTAAGCGACGTAGTCATTAAAAAACCGACCTCAGGGTCGGTTTTTTATTGCCTGCAATTTGGCAAAAAACAATGCAAAAAAAGAGGAGCCAACACGCTCCTCGTTTTTTTTGCGCTCAATCAATGAGCCGATGCCCACGGCAGAATCGGTATCGCCGTCACCGCATTCTGCGGACTCCCCTCGATCAGGCGATCGCTGTAGACCAGATACACCAGCGTATTGCGCTTCTTGTCGAGGAAACGCACGACCTGCATGGTTTTGAACACCAGCGAAGTGCGCTCCTTGAACACCTCCTCGCCATCCTTCAGCTCACCCTTGAAGCTGATGGGCCCCACCTGACGACAGGCAATGGACGCCTCGGCGCGATCCTCGGCCAGACCCAAGCCACCCTTCACGCCACCCGTCTTGGCGCGTGACAGGTAGCAGGTCACCCCCTCGACCTTTGGATCATCGAACGCCTCGACCACGATCCGGTCGTTCGGCCCGACAAACTTGAACACCGTCGATACCTGGCCGATTTCCTCGGCCGAGGCCAGCAATGGCAACGCCATCAACAGACCCAACAATCCTTTTGCCATGCGCATTGCGCTTTTCCTCAGACCAGAATCAGGTTGTCACGATGAACCAGCTCCGGCTCAGCCATGTAACCCAGCAAACCGACAATCGCATCCGACGACTGACCGATGATTTTTTGTGCTTCCAGCGCGCTGTAGTTGGCCAGGCCACGGGCGATCTCACGACCGTCCGGCGCCACGCAAACCACCATCTCACCTCGACGGAAACTGCCCTGAACCAGTTTGACGCCAACCGGCAGCAGACTCTTGTGACCTTCCGACAACGCAGAAACCGCACCGTCATCCAGCACCAGCGTGCCGCGGGTTTGCAGATGACCGGCCAGCCATTGCTTGCGCGCCGCCAGCATGCCGCGCTCTGGCGACAGCAGCGTACCGATTCGCTCGCCCGCCTTCAGACGATCAAGCACTCGCTCCAGACGCCCACCCACAATGATGGTATGCGCTCCGGAACGCGCCGCCAGCCTCGCCGCGCGCAGCTTGGTCTGCATGCCGCCACGCCCCAGCGCACCGCCGGTTCCGCCCGCCACCGCATCCAAAGTCGGATCATCGGCACGCGCTTCGTAAATCAGCTGCGCGTCGGGGTTGTTGCGCGGATCAGCGTCGAACATGCCGTCGCGATCCGTCAGGATTACCAGCAGATCAGCCTCGACCAGGTTGGCCACCAACGCAGCGAGCGTGTCGTTGTCGCCGAAACGGATTTCATCGGTGACCACGGTGTCGTTTTCGTTGATCACCGGGATGACTTTCAGCTCGACCAGTGCACGCAAGGTGCTGCGGGCATTCAGGTAGCGCTTGCGGTCGGACAGATCGTCGTGGGTCAGAAGAATTTGCGCCGTGTGCCGGCCATGCTCGGCAAAGCTCGACTCCCAGGCCTGCACCAACCCCATCTGACCGATTGCCGCAGCAGCCTGGAGTTCGTGCATCGCACTGGGTCGTGCGGTCCAGCCCAAACGGCTCATGCCGGCCGCCACCGCCCCGGAGGACACCAGCACCAACTCGACGCCAGCCTCATGCAAAGCCACCATCTGCTCGACCCAGACGCCCATCGCCTTGCGATCAAGGCCCTTGCCATCCGCTGTCAGCAAAGCGCTGCCGATCTTCACGACCCAACGCTGCGCACCTGTCACCTTGCTCCGCATCATCTTCAACCTTAGCTTGAGGACAGCGCGACCCAGCGCTGCCCGTGACGTTATTCGTGGTTACTCGTGACCAACAATCGATTTCCAGATACCAAAACGCCGCTCGATTGAGCGGCGCTTAAGTTTACTTCAACGAATCAGTCACGCACGTAAATGATTTCCGGACCGTCTTCGTCATCCACATCTTCTTCATCCCAGTCATCGTCACCGATGTCGTGGACCGACTTCACGCCACTGCGACGCAGGGCACGCTTGTCATCCAGCGCCTGCAACTGGGCACGGGCCTCGTCTTCGATGCGCTGATCGAGATCGGCCAGCTCTTCCTTGTAGGCCGGGTCATTGGCCAGGCGATCGGCACGATCTTCCAGGTAGCGCATGATGTCGCGCGTCAGGCGTTCGGTGCCTTCTTTGGCGATGGCCGAGATCACGTAGACCGGACCTTCCCATTGCAGACGATCGACAATTTCCTTGACGCGCTCTTCGTGCTCTTCTTCAAGGATCTGGTCGCACTTG includes the following:
- the proB gene encoding glutamate 5-kinase, which codes for MRSKVTGAQRWVVKIGSALLTADGKGLDRKAMGVWVEQMVALHEAGVELVLVSSGAVAAGMSRLGWTARPSAMHELQAAAAIGQMGLVQAWESSFAEHGRHTAQILLTHDDLSDRKRYLNARSTLRALVELKVIPVINENDTVVTDEIRFGDNDTLAALVANLVEADLLVILTDRDGMFDADPRNNPDAQLIYEARADDPTLDAVAGGTGGALGRGGMQTKLRAARLAARSGAHTIIVGGRLERVLDRLKAGERIGTLLSPERGMLAARKQWLAGHLQTRGTLVLDDGAVSALSEGHKSLLPVGVKLVQGSFRRGEMVVCVAPDGREIARGLANYSALEAQKIIGQSSDAIVGLLGYMAEPELVHRDNLILV
- the ribF gene encoding bifunctional riboflavin kinase/FAD synthetase, whose translation is MQLVRGLHNLRPQHRGCVATIGNFDGVHRGHQAILARLRERALELGVPSCVVIFEPQPREFFAPETAPARLARLRDKLQLLAAEGVDRVLCLAFNQRLSKLSASEFVDTILVDGLGVQHLEVGDDFRFGCDRLGDFDFLLQAGQVHGFTVEAAQTVELDGIRVSSTQVRNALAAADFALAERLLGRPYRIAGRVLHGQKLARQLGTPTANIQLKRRRVPFTGVYLVDVDIDGKTWPGVANIGVRPTVQGDGKAHLEVHLLDFAGDLYDRRLTVVFHQKLREEQRFASLEALKTAISADVAAARALAAPSAHR
- the rpsT gene encoding 30S ribosomal protein S20, coding for MANSPSAKKRAKQAEKRRSHNASLRSMVRTYIKNVVKAIDAKDAEKAQAAYVLAVPVIDRMADKGIIHKNKAARHKSRLNGHVKALKEAA
- the murJ gene encoding murein biosynthesis integral membrane protein MurJ, with the translated sequence MNLLKSLAAVSSITMLSRILGFVRDTLIARTFGAGMATDAFFIAFKLPNLLRRIFAEGAFSQAFVPILAEYKSQKGEEATRTFIAYVSGLLTLVLALVTALGMIAAPWVIWATAPGFTDTPEKFQLTSDLLRVTFPYILLISLSSLAGAILNTWNRFSVPAFVPTLLNVSMIVFALFLTPYFDPPVMALGWAVLVGGLAQLLYQLPHLKKIGMLVLPRLNLRDTGVWRVMKQMLPAIIGVSVSQISLIINTIFASFLVAGSVSWMYYADRLMELPSGVLGVALGTILLPTLAKTYASKDRHEYSRILDWGLRLCFVLVLPCALALGILAEPLTVSLFQYGQFSGFDAEMTQRALIAYSVGLLGIIVIKVLAPGFYAQQNIRTPVKIAIFTLVVTQLFNLVLIGPLAHAGLALAISAGACLNAGLLFYQLRKQQMYQPQPGWLKFGFKLLVAVAVMSAVLLIGMHFMPAWDQGHMLERFVRLGALVVAGVVAYFGMLLLLGFRLRDFNRKALS
- the ileS gene encoding isoleucine--tRNA ligase is translated as MTDYKATLNLPDTAFPMKAGLPQREPQILQRWDSIGLYGKLREIGKDRPKFVLHDGPPYANGTIHIGHALNKILKDMIIRSKTLSGFDAPYVPGWDCHGLPIEHKVEVTHGKNLGADKTRELCRAYATEQIEGQKTEFIRLGVLGDFANPYKTMDFKNEAGEIRALAEIVKGGFVFKGLKPVNWCFDCGSALAEAEVEYENKKSSTIDVAFPIADEAKLAAAFGLPSLGKPASIVIWTTTPWTIPANQALNVHPEFTYALVDIGDKLLVLAEELVESCLTRYGVEGTVLATAPGSALELINFRHPFYDRLSPVYLADYVELGAGTGVVHSAPAYGVDDFVTCKKYGMVNDDILNPVQSNGVYVPSLEFFGGQFIWKANPAIVEKLTEVGALLHTTVIEHSYMHCWRHKTPLIYRATAQWFIGMDKEPVSGDTLRQRSLKAIEDTKFVPAWGQARLHSMIANRPDWCISRQRNWGVPIPFFLNKESGELHPRTVELMEEVAKRVEVEGIEAWFKLDAAELLGDEAPQYDKISDTLDVWFDSGTTHWHVLRGSHPMGHETGPRADLYLEGSDQHRGWFHSSLLTGCAIDNHAPYRELLTHGFTVDESGRKMSKSLGNVIAPQKVNDTLGADIMRLWVASTDYSGEMAVSEQILQRSADAYRRIRNTARFLLSNLTGFNPATDLLPAEDMLALDRWAVDRTLLLQRELQEHYGEYRFWNVYSKIHNFCVQELGGFYLDIIKDRQYTTGADSKARRSCQTALFHISEALVRWIAPILAFTADELWQYLPGERNESVMLNTWYEGLTELPEGFELGREYWDRIMEVKVAVNKEMEIQRAAKAVGGNLQAEVTLYAEDALSADLAKLSNELRFVLITSTASVAPFVQAPAEAVATEVSGLKLKIVKSAFPKCARCWHCREDVGVNPEHPEICGRCVDNIDGAGEVRHYA
- a CDS encoding CreA family protein; this encodes MRMAKGLLGLLMALPLLASAEEIGQVSTVFKFVGPNDRIVVEAFDDPKVEGVTCYLSRAKTGGVKGGLGLAEDRAEASIACRQVGPISFKGELKDGEEVFKERTSLVFKTMQVVRFLDKKRNTLVYLVYSDRLIEGSPQNAVTAIPILPWASAH